One genomic segment of Culturomica massiliensis includes these proteins:
- a CDS encoding JAB domain-containing protein: MKQVSEIAISYKPKVRASERYTIHCSKDAYELLIKEAFNADTLEYKEYLKLILLNNANKVLGITTISEGGMDSTIVDVRLILQTALLTHSSSIILAHNHPAGNILPSNNDDVMTKKIQEAAQQINIKLYDHLIVTRDNYYSYSDERKIRQ, from the coding sequence ATGAAACAAGTGAGTGAAATTGCTATCAGCTATAAACCTAAAGTAAGAGCATCAGAAAGATATACCATTCATTGCTCCAAAGATGCCTATGAACTATTAATAAAGGAGGCTTTCAATGCTGATACACTGGAATACAAGGAATATTTAAAACTAATATTACTTAACAATGCAAATAAGGTCTTAGGTATTACAACTATTTCAGAAGGAGGGATGGATAGTACAATTGTTGATGTCAGGTTGATACTGCAAACTGCTTTATTAACTCATAGTTCAAGTATTATCCTTGCTCATAACCATCCAGCAGGTAATATACTACCAAGCAATAATGATGATGTAATGACTAAAAAAATACAAGAAGCTGCCCAACAAATAAATATCAAATTATATGACCATTTAATTGTTACGAGGGATAATTATTATAGTTATTCTGATGAAAGGAAAATAAGACAATAA
- a CDS encoding WG repeat-containing protein gives MKSYRYYLLLLWGTLVLCSCIQTPTNLYPIYKDGKYGYIDSLGNEIIKPQYLYASYFNEGIALIIVDTTCITFSDTLKSNIASSLYVSAEQKKIRYKYGYISLDNKLAIDTTLIYEFEDKENDWDNIKEFISNGKQLNLRWLNCSDNRILYQDSITKLFGYMNSKGETIIAPQYRDGYQFSEGLAAVQVQSKGPNNFSKWGYIDMSGNMMIESKYSSASTFREGKAIVGFSDIKMDDRSGFRFTKSSIIINKSGKMIGTPFDIVTTIYSYNNGIACTHKHIGKLDLGYNFIDENGNS, from the coding sequence ATGAAAAGTTATAGATATTATTTACTATTATTATGGGGCACTTTAGTACTGTGCTCATGCATTCAGACCCCCACGAATTTATATCCTATATATAAAGATGGGAAATATGGATATATTGATAGCTTAGGCAATGAAATTATAAAGCCACAGTACTTATATGCTTCATACTTTAATGAAGGAATAGCATTAATTATTGTTGATACCACTTGCATCACATTCTCTGATACTCTCAAAAGTAATATAGCTTCATCACTTTATGTATCCGCTGAACAAAAGAAGATTAGATATAAATATGGATATATCTCATTAGATAATAAATTAGCCATTGACACAACTTTAATTTATGAATTTGAAGACAAAGAGAATGATTGGGATAATATAAAAGAATTTATATCAAATGGGAAGCAATTAAATCTACGATGGTTGAACTGTTCCGATAATAGAATTTTATATCAAGACAGTATAACTAAATTATTTGGTTATATGAATTCTAAAGGGGAAACCATCATTGCTCCTCAATACAGGGATGGATATCAATTCTCCGAAGGATTAGCTGCTGTTCAAGTTCAAAGTAAAGGGCCAAATAATTTTTCCAAATGGGGATATATTGATATGAGTGGCAACATGATGATTGAAAGCAAGTATTCTTCTGCATCTACTTTTAGAGAAGGTAAGGCTATTGTTGGATTCAGTGATATAAAAATGGATGATAGGAGCGGCTTTAGGTTTACAAAGTCTTCTATTATAATTAATAAATCAGGTAAAATGATAGGTACTCCATTTGACATAGTTACAACAATTTATTCCTATAATAATGGGATCGCTTGCACTCATAAGCATATTGGCAAACTAGATTTAGGTTATAATTTTATTGACGAGAATGGTAATTCTTGA
- a CDS encoding IS30-like element IS4351 family transposase translates to MSKHITEEQRYAISMMLQIPMSKKAIAEAIGVDKSTVYREIKRNCDARSGSYSMELAQRKADRRKQQKHRKEVLTPAMRKRIIKLLKKGFSPEQIVGRSRLEGIAMVSHETIYRWIWEDKRRGGKLHKYLRRQGRRYAKRGSKNAGRGFIPGRVDIDERPEIVELKERFGDLEIDTIIGKNHKGAILTINDRATSRVWIRKLSGKEAIPVAKIAVWALRKVKNLIHTITADNGKEFAKHEEIAQKLEIKFYFCKPYHSWERGANENTNGLIRQYIPKGKDFSEVTNKQIKWIENKLNNRPRKRLGYLTPNEKFKQIINQNSVAFAS, encoded by the coding sequence ATGAGCAAACATATAACCGAGGAACAAAGGTATGCAATTTCTATGATGTTGCAAATACCGATGAGCAAAAAAGCAATAGCGGAAGCTATCGGAGTAGATAAAAGCACTGTTTACAGGGAGATAAAGCGCAATTGCGACGCCCGAAGTGGTAGCTATAGCATGGAGCTTGCCCAGCGAAAAGCAGACAGGCGCAAGCAGCAAAAACATCGCAAGGAAGTGCTTACACCGGCAATGAGAAAACGGATAATAAAGCTGTTGAAGAAAGGATTCAGCCCGGAGCAGATTGTCGGCAGGAGCCGCTTGGAGGGAATTGCGATGGTATCTCACGAAACGATATATCGCTGGATTTGGGAGGATAAGCGGCGGGGTGGCAAACTGCACAAATATCTTCGCAGACAAGGTCGCAGGTATGCCAAACGTGGTTCTAAAAATGCAGGGCGAGGATTTATCCCAGGCAGGGTGGATATTGATGAGCGTCCCGAGATAGTGGAACTGAAGGAGAGATTTGGTGATTTAGAGATAGATACAATTATTGGTAAGAACCACAAAGGTGCCATTCTTACCATTAACGACAGAGCAACAAGCAGGGTCTGGATACGCAAGTTGTCGGGAAAAGAAGCCATCCCGGTAGCTAAGATTGCAGTATGGGCACTGCGGAAAGTGAAAAACTTAATACACACAATTACGGCTGACAATGGAAAGGAGTTTGCAAAGCACGAGGAAATTGCGCAAAAATTGGAAATAAAATTCTATTTTTGCAAACCATACCACTCATGGGAACGTGGTGCCAATGAAAACACCAACGGGCTTATCAGGCAGTATATCCCAAAGGGTAAGGACTTTAGTGAAGTAACCAACAAACAGATTAAGTGGATTGAAAATAAACTCAATAATCGACCTCGTAAAAGACTTGGATACCTCACGCCAAACGAAAAATTTAAACAAATTATTAATCAGAATTCTGTTGCATTTGCAAGTTGA
- a CDS encoding WG repeat-containing protein, whose translation MDSTNWVFVDKEMNIISEEYEDVQPFNEGYAAVKKNNLWGYIDTTFQVKISYKYDQCSSFKNGLASFEIRGGKSLIIEGYINKKGEVVWQKEYSNWQ comes from the coding sequence ATAGATAGCACTAATTGGGTATTTGTTGATAAAGAGATGAATATCATATCAGAAGAATATGAAGATGTACAACCTTTTAATGAAGGCTATGCAGCTGTAAAAAAGAATAATCTATGGGGATACATAGATACTACCTTTCAAGTGAAGATTTCATATAAATATGACCAGTGCTCTTCTTTTAAAAATGGACTGGCTTCTTTTGAAATTAGAGGAGGAAAAAGTTTAATAATTGAAGGGTATATCAATAAGAAAGGAGAAGTTGTTTGGCAAAAAGAATATTCCAATTGGCAGTAA
- a CDS encoding TolC family protein: protein MKTIFIIVAILASIPLYARNNIKEILSSIEENNTTLKTLREEVKAQHLGNRTGIYLANPELEFNYLWGRPGNVGSRKDFSVRQTFDIPTVTGMKSRLADDKNRLVDLQYKSDRLNILLEAKQYCIDLVYYNALRKELELRLRHARTIADAYQKRLNQGDVNVLEYNKIQLNLSVVQGELSRVNIERNILLSDLKRLNGGIDIVFEDSSFENVLLPADFETWYTSAEENNPVLQYVRQEIEVGRSEIKLSKASGLPDFSVGYMSENTTGQNYKGISFGVSIPLWGNKNRVKQAKANVVAAEARQVENKQQFYDQLRNLYTRADGLKQTADNYRKSLTALNNTELLMKALNAGEISLLDYIVEIGLYYDMVNQTLAAERDFEKAQADLSAVEL from the coding sequence ATGAAAACAATTTTTATAATAGTGGCGATATTGGCGAGCATACCGCTTTACGCCCGGAATAATATAAAAGAGATTCTTTCTTCCATAGAAGAGAACAATACGACATTAAAAACTTTGCGGGAGGAAGTGAAGGCACAGCATCTTGGAAACCGGACCGGTATTTACCTGGCTAATCCTGAGTTGGAATTCAATTACTTGTGGGGACGTCCCGGGAATGTCGGCAGCCGGAAAGATTTCAGTGTCAGACAGACGTTTGATATTCCTACCGTTACGGGGATGAAGAGCCGGCTGGCGGACGATAAAAACCGGTTAGTCGATCTGCAATATAAATCCGATCGTTTGAATATTCTTCTTGAAGCAAAGCAATATTGTATCGATTTGGTGTATTACAACGCTCTTCGGAAAGAGTTGGAATTGCGTCTCCGACATGCCCGGACAATAGCTGATGCTTATCAAAAACGATTGAATCAGGGAGATGTCAATGTTTTGGAATACAATAAAATACAATTGAATCTGTCGGTGGTTCAAGGTGAATTGTCGCGGGTAAATATAGAAAGAAATATACTTTTATCCGATTTGAAGCGTCTGAACGGGGGAATAGATATCGTGTTTGAAGACAGTAGCTTTGAAAATGTACTTTTGCCTGCCGATTTTGAAACCTGGTATACTTCCGCTGAAGAAAATAATCCGGTTTTACAATATGTCAGGCAAGAAATAGAGGTGGGGCGGAGTGAAATAAAATTAAGCAAAGCATCCGGTTTGCCTGACTTTTCGGTGGGTTATATGTCTGAAAATACGACCGGACAAAATTACAAGGGGATCAGTTTCGGTGTTTCTATTCCTTTGTGGGGGAACAAAAACCGCGTAAAACAGGCAAAGGCGAATGTTGTAGCTGCGGAAGCCCGGCAGGTAGAAAATAAGCAACAGTTTTACGATCAATTGCGGAATCTTTACACACGCGCTGACGGTTTGAAACAAACAGCCGATAATTACCGGAAATCCCTGACTGCACTCAATAATACGGAGTTGCTGATGAAAGCGTTGAATGCAGGTGAGATATCCCTTTTGGACTACATCGTCGAAATAGGTCTGTATTATGATATGGTCAACCAGACTTTGGCGGCGGAACGTGATTTTGAAAAGGCACAGGCCGACTTATCGGCTGTGGAACTGTAA
- a CDS encoding efflux RND transporter permease subunit has product MLNKIIEFSLNNRIVVLIGAVLLILAGTYTATNMEVDVFPDLNAPTVVVMTEAKGMAPEEVERLVTFPVETAVNGATDVRRVRSSSTTGFSIVWVEFNWGTDIYRARQIVSEKLAVVGEVLPSNVGKPTLGPQSSILGELMIIGLTADTTSLQDLRTLADWTIRPRLLSTGGVAQVTVLGGDIKEYQILLDPGKMKHYGIGLDEVIGVVKDMNQNASGGVLYEFGNEFIVRGILSTNKVEALQKAVIKNVNEVPIVLENIAEVRIGAKAPKLGLASDHGKEAVLMTITRQPATSTLELTDQLDRSLAELQKTLPKDVKVTTDIFRQSRFINSSIDNVQKSLYEGGIFVVIVLFLFLMNIRTTVISLITIPLSVIVALVTLKIMGLTINTMSLGGIAIAIGSLVDDAIVDVENVFKRLRENRQKPEKERKSVITVVFEASKEVRMPILNSTLIIVASFVPLFFLSGMEGRMLAPLGITFVISLFASTFVALTLTPVLCTYLLGNSKSKTEREPYLVRKLKKGYERALEWTLLHKKIVLGGISVVFVLAVIMLSSFGRSFLPPFNEGSFTVSISTLPGVSLEESDKIGRMAENILLSVPEIQTVGRKTGRAELDEHALGVNTSEIEAPFILGKRSKDEVLAEIREKIKMISGVNIEIGAPITHRIDAMLSGTRANIAIKLFGTDLNKMHEIGKRIKTSIQDVKGIADLNVEQQVERPQLRIEPKREMLAKYGVTLPQFADMVNVMLGGEAVSQVYEGNKSFDLTLKVNDVSRESAGRIRQLIVDANGRKVPLESIADVISSTGPNTISRENVARKIVVSANVSGRDLRGVVNDIQAKISNEIDLPEGYHVEYGGQFESEQAASRIILIASIFSIVIIFLLLFKEFRNVKQSLVILLNLPLALIGGVISIYFTNGIMSIPAIIGFISLFGIATRNGMLLIDRYNSLRESGMSLRESIVQGSLDRLNPILMTALTSGLALIPLALGGDLPGNEIQSPMAKVILGGLMSSTVLNGFIIPIMYLYLNRHGEKRSETTELIEK; this is encoded by the coding sequence ATGCTGAATAAGATAATAGAATTTTCTCTGAACAACCGTATCGTTGTTCTCATAGGTGCCGTTTTGTTGATATTGGCCGGTACTTATACCGCTACAAACATGGAAGTCGACGTTTTTCCCGATTTGAATGCCCCTACAGTCGTCGTTATGACAGAGGCTAAAGGTATGGCACCCGAAGAGGTGGAACGTCTGGTTACATTTCCGGTGGAAACAGCAGTGAATGGTGCTACCGATGTACGTCGTGTCCGTTCTTCGTCTACAACCGGTTTTTCTATCGTATGGGTCGAATTTAACTGGGGAACCGACATTTACAGAGCCCGGCAGATTGTGTCTGAAAAGTTGGCTGTCGTAGGAGAAGTATTGCCCTCGAATGTGGGGAAGCCGACTTTAGGACCTCAGTCTTCCATATTGGGGGAACTGATGATTATCGGTTTGACGGCCGATACGACTTCCTTACAGGATTTGCGGACGCTGGCAGACTGGACGATTCGTCCCCGTCTGCTTTCTACCGGAGGTGTGGCGCAGGTTACAGTGTTGGGTGGAGATATCAAAGAATATCAGATACTTCTCGATCCCGGTAAAATGAAACATTACGGCATTGGCTTGGATGAAGTGATTGGAGTTGTCAAGGATATGAATCAGAATGCTTCCGGAGGTGTGTTGTATGAATTCGGGAATGAGTTTATTGTTCGTGGGATTCTGTCTACCAATAAAGTAGAGGCATTGCAAAAAGCGGTTATTAAAAATGTAAATGAAGTACCCATCGTCCTTGAAAATATTGCTGAAGTCAGGATCGGAGCCAAGGCTCCTAAACTGGGACTGGCGTCTGATCATGGAAAAGAAGCTGTGCTGATGACGATTACCAGGCAACCCGCTACGAGTACGCTGGAATTGACGGATCAATTGGATCGGTCGCTGGCCGAGTTACAAAAGACTTTGCCTAAAGATGTGAAGGTGACGACCGATATTTTTCGTCAGTCGCGTTTTATCAATAGTTCTATCGATAATGTACAAAAATCTTTGTATGAAGGAGGAATATTCGTAGTAATCGTTCTCTTTCTCTTTTTGATGAATATTCGTACAACGGTTATTTCGCTCATTACAATTCCACTGTCTGTTATTGTAGCTCTTGTTACACTGAAAATTATGGGGTTGACAATCAATACCATGAGCCTGGGGGGGATCGCCATTGCTATCGGTTCGCTGGTCGATGACGCTATTGTGGATGTTGAAAATGTTTTCAAACGGCTTCGCGAGAATCGTCAGAAGCCGGAAAAGGAACGGAAAAGTGTTATTACCGTTGTGTTCGAAGCTTCGAAAGAAGTACGTATGCCGATCCTGAATTCCACATTGATTATCGTGGCGAGTTTTGTGCCGTTGTTTTTTCTTTCCGGCATGGAAGGCAGAATGCTGGCTCCGCTGGGGATCACATTCGTTATTTCATTGTTTGCTTCTACTTTTGTCGCTCTTACCCTGACTCCCGTTCTTTGCACCTATTTGTTGGGGAATTCCAAAAGCAAAACGGAACGGGAACCTTATTTGGTGCGGAAACTGAAAAAGGGGTATGAGAGGGCTTTGGAATGGACGCTTTTGCATAAAAAAATCGTATTGGGAGGTATAAGTGTCGTTTTTGTTCTCGCTGTAATTATGCTCTCTTCCTTTGGACGCAGTTTTCTGCCCCCTTTCAACGAAGGTTCGTTTACGGTAAGCATCAGTACCTTGCCGGGAGTATCACTCGAAGAGTCGGACAAGATCGGTCGAATGGCGGAAAATATTCTTCTTTCCGTTCCGGAAATACAAACTGTGGGTCGTAAAACCGGACGTGCGGAATTGGACGAGCATGCTTTGGGAGTAAATACGTCGGAGATCGAGGCTCCTTTTATACTCGGTAAACGCTCGAAAGATGAGGTTCTCGCCGAAATCCGGGAGAAAATCAAAATGATTTCCGGTGTAAACATTGAGATCGGCGCTCCCATTACCCATCGTATCGATGCCATGTTGTCCGGTACAAGAGCGAATATTGCCATAAAGCTATTCGGTACGGACCTGAATAAAATGCATGAAATCGGTAAACGGATAAAAACTTCGATTCAGGATGTGAAAGGCATAGCTGATCTGAATGTGGAACAACAAGTAGAACGTCCTCAACTCCGGATTGAACCCAAGCGGGAAATGCTTGCCAAATACGGTGTTACACTTCCGCAATTTGCAGATATGGTAAATGTTATGCTGGGAGGTGAAGCTGTATCACAAGTGTATGAAGGAAATAAGTCGTTTGATCTTACCTTGAAGGTGAATGATGTGAGCCGTGAAAGTGCCGGACGTATCCGGCAGTTGATTGTCGATGCCAACGGACGGAAAGTTCCCTTGGAGAGTATTGCCGATGTCATTTCATCTACAGGTCCCAATACCATCAGTCGGGAAAATGTAGCCCGTAAGATTGTCGTTTCCGCTAATGTTTCAGGCCGGGATTTAAGGGGAGTAGTTAATGATATCCAGGCTAAAATCAGTAATGAAATCGATTTGCCGGAGGGCTATCATGTTGAATACGGCGGACAATTTGAGAGTGAGCAGGCGGCTTCACGCATCATACTTATTGCATCGATATTTTCTATCGTAATTATTTTCCTGTTGCTTTTTAAGGAATTCAGGAATGTAAAACAATCGTTGGTGATTTTGCTGAATCTGCCTCTGGCTCTTATCGGCGGGGTTATCAGTATTTATTTTACGAACGGTATTATGAGTATCCCGGCCATCATCGGTTTTATTTCCTTGTTCGGTATCGCTACCCGTAACGGAATGCTCTTGATAGACCGATACAATAGTTTGCGGGAATCGGGAATGTCTTTGCGTGAAAGTATTGTGCAAGGATCACTGGACCGTTTGAATCCGATCCTGATGACGGCGTTGACGTCGGGACTTGCATTAATACCTCTTGCTTTAGGAGGAGATCTGCCGGGCAATGAGATACAGAGTCCGATGGCGAAAGTCATTTTGGGTGGTTTGATGAGTTCCACGGTTTTGAATGGTTTTATTATTCCTATTATGTACTTGTACCTGAACCGGCATGGAGAGAAAAGATCAGAAACAACAGAATTAATTGAAAAGTAA
- a CDS encoding efflux RND transporter periplasmic adaptor subunit, translating to MKKYIFIILTLSVALMACNNKPNNEKASSSAELHAQGDGHEHGDEIFFSKEQSEAVGLVVQSIKPELFHEVIRTSGQIQAAQGDEATVVATTNGIVSFPGQSVIEGSAVTRGGTIVTVSAKNLYEGDPVAKAKIAYETALKELKRSEGLIKDKIISAKEFEQTRMRYENARTVYEAQAANVTVAGVKVTSPISGYVKSRLVGEGEYVSVGQPVAVIAQNKRLQLRADVSENYFNALRKITNANFVVSYNNEVYKLSDLNGRLLSFGKASDKTSFYIPVIFEFDNRGDIIPGSYVEVFLLATPENDVLSIPTSALTEEQGVYFVYIQVGEEEFLKREIVVGASNGEKVRVLSGLKPGDKIVIKGAYQVKLAANSSVVPEGHGH from the coding sequence ATGAAAAAGTATATATTTATCATATTGACCTTGTCTGTCGCTTTAATGGCTTGCAATAATAAGCCGAATAATGAAAAAGCATCGTCTTCAGCAGAACTTCATGCACAGGGAGACGGTCATGAGCACGGCGATGAAATCTTTTTTTCAAAAGAACAATCTGAAGCAGTCGGATTGGTTGTACAAAGTATAAAACCGGAACTTTTCCATGAGGTAATCCGAACGAGCGGACAAATACAAGCGGCGCAGGGGGATGAAGCGACGGTCGTTGCCACTACCAACGGGATTGTCTCATTTCCGGGGCAGTCTGTCATAGAAGGTTCGGCGGTTACCAGGGGAGGGACTATTGTGACCGTTTCTGCTAAAAATCTGTACGAAGGGGATCCTGTGGCTAAGGCTAAAATTGCTTACGAGACGGCTTTGAAAGAGTTAAAACGTTCTGAGGGGTTGATTAAAGACAAGATTATCTCAGCCAAGGAATTCGAGCAAACACGTATGAGATACGAAAATGCCCGGACAGTTTACGAGGCTCAGGCGGCTAATGTGACTGTTGCCGGTGTGAAGGTTACGTCTCCCATTAGCGGTTATGTCAAGAGCAGATTGGTCGGTGAAGGAGAATATGTGTCCGTAGGACAGCCTGTTGCAGTTATTGCTCAAAATAAAAGATTGCAATTGAGAGCCGATGTTTCGGAAAATTATTTTAATGCGCTCAGAAAGATTACCAATGCAAATTTTGTCGTGTCTTACAATAATGAAGTCTATAAACTGTCGGATTTGAACGGTCGTTTGTTATCGTTCGGAAAAGCTTCGGATAAAACGTCGTTTTATATTCCCGTCATTTTCGAGTTTGATAACCGGGGGGATATTATACCCGGTTCTTACGTTGAAGTTTTTTTATTGGCTACACCCGAGAACGATGTACTCTCGATACCAACCTCGGCCCTGACGGAAGAACAAGGTGTGTATTTTGTCTATATACAGGTCGGAGAGGAGGAGTTTTTGAAACGTGAAATTGTCGTCGGAGCAAGTAATGGAGAAAAAGTTAGAGTTCTGTCCGGTTTAAAGCCGGGAGATAAAATCGTGATCAAAGGTGCTTATCAGGTGAAGCTGGCAGCAAATTCATCGGTAGTTCCGGAAGGCCATGGTCATTGA
- a CDS encoding DUF6769 family protein: protein MKRIFSIVPIVIAILSIVVISAMPHHHHGEVLCTVVERCEQDNAYNDEHTGQESGESREINCIADAEYVLSNTNKDELVSYNEGYSLSFFLFFSAFTGCLVRVRVQLYREVMYGEYGVSCTSALLGDSRGLRAPPYYFF, encoded by the coding sequence ATGAAACGTATATTTTCCATAGTACCCATAGTCATAGCGATCTTATCGATTGTGGTGATTTCTGCTATGCCGCATCATCACCACGGGGAGGTGTTGTGTACGGTCGTGGAAAGATGCGAACAGGACAATGCATATAATGATGAGCATACAGGACAGGAGTCCGGTGAAAGCAGGGAAATCAACTGCATTGCCGATGCGGAATATGTATTGTCCAATACAAACAAGGACGAGCTTGTTTCCTATAACGAGGGGTACTCCTTGTCTTTTTTTCTGTTTTTTTCCGCATTTACCGGATGCTTGGTTCGCGTTAGGGTGCAATTGTACCGGGAAGTTATGTACGGTGAATACGGAGTTTCCTGCACTTCGGCCTTACTCGGAGATAGCCGTGGTTTGCGAGCCCCTCCTTATTACTTTTTTTAA